A genomic region of Runella rosea contains the following coding sequences:
- a CDS encoding sensor histidine kinase, with amino-acid sequence MKVSLNDKRLLFLGPIVLWAVATVFFNLPTLCNDTFTAAKFLIAGLASVYFSWIVGRWMIIGVRRRNPGLENVRQRLIALGVLSVPVVVVLVAQRLILFDYFVYSDKPKFDWFYPETLFMVGLNLFYLAIIFAVYESRYFFRQWLISKRQTEELSRANLEMQLDSLKNQVQPHFLFNSLNTLQALVKSNENKTAVRFIGDLSQVYRYLLQSNEQQLISLEKELEFTHAYFGLLKTRFEDGIALEVNVDPAYRHAQIPPLTLQLLVENAVKHNMVSIAKPLHIKIFTNNLGELIVQNNLQCKPNNGMPSSKKGLMNIASKYALLRQPHVQIYEKEEVFEVRVPLIGELSANEKMVKA; translated from the coding sequence ATGAAAGTCTCCCTCAACGATAAACGATTGCTTTTCCTTGGCCCGATTGTTCTTTGGGCCGTTGCGACCGTTTTCTTTAATTTACCTACCCTCTGTAATGATACCTTCACGGCGGCCAAATTTCTCATTGCAGGACTGGCCTCGGTGTATTTTTCGTGGATTGTGGGGCGTTGGATGATTATTGGGGTGCGTCGCCGTAATCCGGGCCTTGAAAATGTTCGCCAACGGCTCATTGCGTTGGGGGTACTCAGTGTTCCTGTGGTGGTGGTGTTGGTGGCCCAACGGTTGATTCTCTTCGATTATTTTGTCTACAGCGATAAGCCCAAATTTGACTGGTTTTATCCCGAAACGCTCTTTATGGTCGGGCTGAATTTATTTTATCTGGCCATCATTTTTGCCGTTTATGAAAGCCGTTATTTTTTTCGTCAATGGTTAATCAGCAAACGTCAAACGGAAGAACTCAGTCGTGCCAACCTTGAAATGCAGTTGGATTCGTTGAAAAATCAGGTACAGCCGCATTTTTTATTCAATAGCCTCAATACGCTTCAGGCGTTGGTTAAATCCAACGAAAACAAAACGGCGGTGAGGTTCATTGGCGATTTGTCGCAGGTGTATCGGTATCTCTTACAAAGCAACGAGCAACAACTGATTTCTCTCGAAAAAGAACTAGAATTTACCCACGCCTATTTTGGGTTGTTGAAAACCCGGTTTGAAGACGGTATTGCCTTGGAAGTAAACGTAGACCCCGCGTACCGCCACGCCCAAATCCCGCCTCTGACGCTTCAATTGTTGGTCGAGAATGCCGTTAAACACAATATGGTATCTATTGCCAAACCATTGCATATCAAGATATTTACCAATAATTTGGGGGAACTTATTGTGCAAAATAACCTTCAGTGTAAGCCCAATAATGGAATGCCGTCGAGCAAAAAAGGGCTCATGAATATTGCCTCAAAATACGCCTTGCTCCGACAGCCCCATGTGCAGATTTATGAAAAAGAAGAGGTTTTTGAGGTGAGAGTGCCGCTCATCGGCGAATTGAGCGCCAATGAAAAAATGGTTAAAGCATAG
- a CDS encoding spinster family MFS transporter, producing MTAQTPSLRYAWYVVAVLMLAYISSFIDRQVLTLLVKPLKRDFGVTDTQVGLLIGFSFAIFYTFLGIPIGRLADRRSRKSIILWGIVLWSLMTAICGVTDTYSQLFLARVGVGIGEAALSPAAYSMITDLFPRHKLGTAMGIYNLGVYVGSGLSILLVALILKLISVEGMWQVPFFGEIYPWQTVFLIVGAPGLLIVLLIAFTVKEPVRQQTSKAKVEMSEIRAYFSANRFSLLSLFFGIAFMAFSSYATTSWTPTLFVRKYGLAEAQAGLLLGGIITIFSTAGVYFGGRYADKLTKDGYPDAKMRVGYQGMLIGTFLAFSVLAMMVFTSAPLPVFVVLLALICFFTALPYGAATAALQEMVPAPMRATFSAFFLFVVNIVGLGGGPLAVGFINDKIFGDPNQVHLSLACTVLLGCGVSCLLLYRGLKPFIRSTENARLAVN from the coding sequence ATGACTGCCCAAACTCCCTCTCTACGCTATGCATGGTACGTCGTAGCGGTGCTTATGCTTGCCTATATTTCTTCGTTTATTGACCGCCAGGTGCTCACTTTGCTGGTCAAACCACTCAAACGGGATTTTGGCGTTACTGACACGCAGGTAGGACTTCTGATTGGGTTCAGTTTTGCCATTTTTTATACGTTCCTCGGTATTCCGATTGGTCGCTTGGCCGACCGACGCAGCCGCAAAAGCATCATCTTGTGGGGAATTGTTTTGTGGAGTTTGATGACCGCCATTTGCGGCGTTACAGACACCTACAGCCAACTTTTTCTGGCGCGTGTGGGGGTAGGAATCGGCGAAGCCGCCCTGTCGCCCGCCGCATATTCGATGATTACCGATTTGTTTCCGCGCCATAAACTCGGAACCGCCATGGGTATTTACAACCTAGGTGTGTACGTTGGCTCTGGGCTCTCGATTCTGTTGGTGGCCCTCATTCTCAAGCTTATCAGCGTGGAAGGGATGTGGCAAGTTCCCTTCTTCGGAGAAATATACCCGTGGCAGACGGTCTTTCTAATCGTAGGCGCTCCCGGGCTTCTGATTGTATTACTGATTGCCTTTACGGTCAAAGAACCCGTACGCCAGCAAACCTCGAAGGCAAAAGTTGAGATGTCAGAAATTCGAGCCTATTTCAGCGCCAATCGTTTTTCATTATTGTCTCTCTTTTTCGGAATTGCCTTCATGGCATTCAGTTCTTACGCTACTACCTCTTGGACCCCTACCCTTTTTGTCCGTAAATATGGCTTGGCCGAAGCGCAGGCAGGCTTATTGTTAGGAGGGATTATCACGATTTTTTCAACGGCGGGTGTCTATTTTGGTGGTAGATACGCCGACAAATTGACCAAAGACGGCTACCCCGATGCCAAAATGCGCGTTGGCTACCAAGGAATGCTCATCGGCACTTTTCTGGCCTTCTCTGTTTTGGCGATGATGGTATTTACCTCGGCTCCTTTGCCCGTGTTTGTAGTTTTATTGGCACTGATTTGCTTTTTCACGGCTCTTCCTTACGGTGCCGCTACGGCAGCCCTTCAGGAAATGGTTCCCGCCCCGATGCGGGCCACTTTTTCTGCTTTTTTCCTGTTTGTGGTCAACATCGTCGGGCTCGGCGGCGGGCCTTTGGCGGTCGGCTTCATCAATGATAAAATATTTGGCGACCCCAATCAAGTTCACCTTTCATTGGCTTGTACGGTACTACTAGGATGCGGGGTTTCGTGCCTGCTCCTGTACCGAGGATTAAAGCCGTTTATTCGTAGCACCGAAAATGCGCGACTGGCCGTCAATTAA
- a CDS encoding CotH kinase family protein → MKTSTFLQQSLFLGQKSSRFALVFATLILTYLSGLSQPVITSNLPIVIINTNGQTIPNEPKIAATMKIVGKSVVAGSPDSVYYYSASSNANVYQYSGNIGIEIRGNTSTYWPKKSYGFETREAATDADSNVVLLGMPKEADWVLNACFGDKSFLREVLSQEMFRKTNRYAPRTRYVELYLNVDGQPLYQGVYILMEKIKRNDNRVKIKKLEEVDTDAAKITGGYILQVGENEEKKWSSHIPPNDVPLQAPPIFHVEYPKLHEYTNSTSLNLQFNYIKQYMYNFETALNGPDFKSPTLGYRPYLNVDSFVDFFLLQEFTKNSDAWRVSTFLYKDRDSEGGRFTLGPPWDFDKSMGNQQFCYPRSVKPDSSWAWQFNIYCPGRTSSTPFWAKKVLEDCYFVQKLVTRYRELRKGPWHLDSIHHFIDTQRTLLKAKDAITRNFTKWDILEDPIMYNEYYPLPGNTFDKEVDYLKTWLTAHLAWMDANIEAVGPLTQPTLTSANCTPGVITSVYSLLSECALPTNQPTTYQAPAYIQLNPGFSVQGQASFVAKIVACPTN, encoded by the coding sequence ATGAAAACATCTACATTTCTACAGCAATCTCTGTTTTTGGGACAAAAGAGTTCTAGATTCGCTTTGGTATTTGCTACATTGATATTGACGTATTTATCTGGGCTGTCACAGCCAGTGATTACGTCCAATTTACCCATTGTAATTATCAATACTAACGGGCAGACCATTCCGAATGAACCCAAAATTGCAGCCACGATGAAAATCGTTGGTAAATCAGTGGTAGCTGGTAGTCCCGACAGCGTTTATTACTACAGTGCCAGTTCAAATGCTAACGTTTATCAATATTCAGGAAACATTGGAATCGAAATAAGGGGAAATACCTCCACCTATTGGCCCAAAAAATCCTATGGCTTTGAAACGCGAGAAGCCGCCACCGATGCCGATTCTAACGTCGTACTGTTGGGGATGCCCAAAGAAGCTGATTGGGTACTAAATGCGTGTTTTGGAGACAAATCATTCTTAAGAGAAGTGCTTTCGCAAGAGATGTTTCGAAAAACCAACCGGTATGCACCGCGTACGCGTTATGTGGAGTTATATCTGAATGTTGATGGTCAACCCTTGTATCAGGGTGTCTATATTTTGATGGAAAAAATCAAACGGAATGATAACCGCGTCAAAATTAAAAAGCTTGAAGAAGTAGATACCGACGCCGCCAAAATAACGGGTGGGTACATTCTTCAAGTTGGCGAAAATGAAGAGAAAAAATGGAGTTCGCATATTCCCCCCAACGATGTGCCGTTGCAAGCACCGCCCATATTCCACGTTGAGTACCCCAAATTGCATGAGTACACCAATTCTACTTCTCTAAACTTGCAGTTCAATTACATCAAGCAGTACATGTATAATTTTGAAACCGCGCTCAATGGGCCTGATTTTAAAAGTCCTACGCTCGGTTATCGTCCCTACTTAAACGTTGATTCCTTTGTCGATTTTTTTCTGTTGCAGGAGTTTACCAAAAACTCGGATGCGTGGCGGGTGAGTACCTTTTTGTACAAGGACCGAGATAGTGAAGGGGGACGCTTCACGCTGGGGCCGCCGTGGGACTTTGATAAGTCGATGGGAAATCAACAATTTTGCTACCCAAGGTCGGTCAAACCCGATAGCTCATGGGCTTGGCAATTCAATATTTATTGTCCCGGACGTACTTCAAGCACACCTTTCTGGGCCAAAAAAGTACTGGAAGATTGCTACTTTGTCCAAAAACTCGTCACTCGTTATCGTGAACTACGAAAAGGCCCGTGGCATCTCGACAGTATTCATCATTTCATTGATACACAACGTACATTGTTGAAAGCAAAAGATGCCATTACGCGTAATTTTACGAAATGGGATATTCTGGAAGACCCAATCATGTACAATGAATATTATCCACTTCCTGGAAATACGTTTGATAAAGAAGTGGATTACCTTAAAACGTGGTTAACGGCCCATTTGGCTTGGATGGATGCCAATATAGAAGCCGTAGGACCTCTTACTCAGCCGACATTAACTTCGGCAAACTGTACTCCGGGGGTAATTACATCGGTGTATTCGCTACTGTCAGAATGTGCTTTGCCGACCAATCAACCCACCACTTATCAGGCGCCAGCGTATATTCAGCTCAACCCTGGATTTAGTGTGCAGGGACAAGCTTCGTTTGTGGCCAAAATAGTGGCTTGTCCGACTAATTAA
- a CDS encoding PQQ-dependent sugar dehydrogenase encodes MIKYIAIASAATMLLLIRQTATEPMPAAVSNSPLPAFETAQNNYKNFCSSCHGEKVEMFVDRQWKYGKTKPDLIKSITGGYPDNGMPSWGAALKPKEIEELADYILEGIEKGSKYSFAAKPKSNVFASAELTVKLDTVASGLSSPWGMVFLPDGDLIVTDRTGEIYRVGKNQQKTKVTGGPTVLAEGQGGLLDVELHPKFAQNGFIYFSYSAFKTEGNDKLSTTAVMRAKLEGTTLLDQKIIFEAQPYLKTRHHYGSRLEFDRSGFLYVSVGDRGQHVPLLPQSVENDCGKIHRLNDDGNIPADNPFVKKDKAHGSVFSYGHRNPQGTALNPATGELWEHEHGPRGGDEVNIIKKETNYGWPVISYGINYDGTVLTPNTAKPGMAQPNHYWIPSIGPSGMTFVTGNRYPAWKGDLLVGSLRFKYLNRCKVQNGKIVKEEILLQNLGRLRNVQMGNDGYIYVSVEDPGYVFRLVPVPVK; translated from the coding sequence ATGATAAAATACATAGCCATTGCTTCGGCGGCGACAATGCTCCTGCTCATTCGTCAAACCGCGACCGAACCTATGCCCGCTGCAGTCTCCAATTCACCCTTGCCCGCATTCGAAACCGCTCAGAACAATTACAAAAACTTCTGTTCGAGTTGTCATGGCGAAAAAGTGGAAATGTTTGTGGACCGCCAATGGAAATACGGCAAAACCAAGCCTGATTTGATAAAAAGCATCACAGGGGGGTATCCCGACAACGGAATGCCATCGTGGGGCGCAGCGCTCAAACCCAAAGAAATTGAAGAATTGGCGGACTATATTCTGGAAGGCATTGAAAAGGGCAGCAAATATAGTTTTGCTGCCAAACCTAAATCCAACGTGTTTGCTTCGGCTGAACTTACCGTAAAATTAGACACGGTGGCCAGCGGATTGAGCAGCCCTTGGGGAATGGTATTTTTGCCCGACGGAGATTTGATTGTAACCGACCGCACGGGAGAGATTTATCGCGTTGGCAAAAACCAACAGAAAACCAAAGTGACAGGCGGCCCTACGGTATTGGCCGAAGGACAGGGCGGATTGCTCGACGTAGAGTTGCACCCCAAATTCGCCCAAAACGGCTTTATTTATTTTTCGTATTCTGCCTTCAAAACCGAAGGAAACGACAAACTTTCGACGACGGCCGTGATGCGGGCCAAGTTGGAAGGTACAACGCTGTTGGACCAGAAAATCATTTTTGAAGCACAACCTTATCTCAAAACCCGCCACCACTACGGCTCTCGGCTAGAATTTGACAGAAGTGGGTTTTTGTATGTTTCTGTCGGTGACCGCGGGCAGCACGTCCCGTTGTTGCCCCAATCGGTAGAAAATGACTGTGGAAAAATCCATCGCCTCAACGACGACGGGAACATTCCTGCCGATAATCCATTTGTCAAAAAAGACAAAGCCCACGGCTCGGTGTTTTCGTACGGTCACCGCAACCCACAAGGCACCGCTCTCAACCCAGCAACGGGCGAATTGTGGGAGCACGAACACGGCCCACGCGGCGGCGATGAAGTCAACATCATCAAAAAAGAAACCAATTATGGTTGGCCAGTGATTTCCTACGGAATTAATTACGACGGAACCGTTCTGACCCCAAACACGGCCAAGCCAGGCATGGCACAACCCAATCACTACTGGATTCCTTCCATTGGCCCCAGCGGTATGACCTTCGTGACAGGCAACCGCTACCCCGCATGGAAAGGAGATTTGCTCGTAGGTTCGTTGCGTTTTAAGTACCTGAATCGTTGTAAAGTACAAAACGGCAAAATCGTTAAAGAGGAGATTCTCCTCCAAAATCTGGGGCGTTTGCGAAACGTACAAATGGGCAATGATGGCTACATCTACGTGTCGGTCGAAGACCCTGGATACGTGTTTCGGTTGGTGCCCGTTCCAGTAAAATAA